Proteins encoded together in one Deinococcus irradiatisoli window:
- a CDS encoding acyl-ACP desaturase, with protein sequence MADVMPPNMLADVPQTPAGLLSNREKDRLIERGFLGLYRWYTARSQETRNWNADKSFDWRALSPNLPPDIMTVLTGFFAVEQYAPDFTSNLINLVRRSHGRSHFQMRWGSEEEKHADAWENAVLFSHQRTPQWVEEYKERLKSQTWELPFPDALHNMVYTVFQERATQLNYLNMMKIAQGKSEKPHLQGFSDPVLAKVAQTIAVDEAAHYNFFLEGVRMYLYYYPQRTLEAIRSIVSQFSMPAAKLVPDWEKFYETVYRAGIYGPRDFSRDVMQVAFRNLGIESRKALEEGLKKTREVPDFDGGNFKTTVIWDTFDYGMVEGDVKRLHMKIQDYEKLIGFDAIDPTEFIQNPAVPKKAGQAADD encoded by the coding sequence ATGGCTGATGTGATGCCCCCCAACATGCTGGCCGACGTGCCGCAGACCCCCGCCGGCCTGCTGAGCAACCGTGAAAAAGACCGTTTGATCGAGCGCGGGTTCCTGGGCCTGTACCGCTGGTACACCGCCCGCAGTCAGGAAACCCGCAACTGGAACGCCGACAAGTCGTTCGACTGGCGCGCCCTGTCGCCGAACCTGCCGCCGGACATCATGACGGTGCTGACCGGCTTTTTCGCCGTGGAGCAGTACGCCCCGGACTTCACCAGCAACCTGATCAATCTGGTGCGGCGCTCGCACGGCCGCAGCCACTTTCAGATGCGCTGGGGCAGCGAGGAGGAAAAGCACGCCGACGCCTGGGAAAACGCGGTGCTGTTCTCGCATCAGCGCACGCCGCAGTGGGTCGAGGAGTACAAGGAGCGCCTGAAGTCCCAGACCTGGGAACTGCCGTTCCCCGACGCCCTGCACAACATGGTGTACACCGTGTTCCAGGAGCGCGCCACCCAGCTCAACTACCTCAACATGATGAAAATCGCCCAGGGCAAGAGCGAGAAGCCGCACCTGCAGGGCTTTTCCGATCCGGTGCTCGCCAAGGTGGCCCAGACCATCGCGGTGGACGAGGCGGCCCACTACAATTTCTTCCTCGAAGGCGTGCGGATGTACCTGTATTACTACCCCCAGCGCACCCTGGAAGCGATTCGCAGCATCGTGTCGCAATTCTCGATGCCCGCCGCCAAGCTGGTGCCGGACTGGGAGAAGTTCTACGAAACGGTGTACCGCGCCGGCATCTACGGGCCGCGTGACTTCTCGCGCGACGTGATGCAGGTGGCCTTTCGCAACCTCGGCATCGAGAGCCGCAAGGCGCTGGAAGAAGGGTTGAAAAAGACCCGCGAGGTGCCGGATTTCGACGGCGGCAACTTCAAGACCACCGTGATCTGGGACACTTTCGATTACGGCATGGTGGAAGGCGACGTCAAGCGCCTGCACATGAAGATCCAGGACTACGAGAAGCTGATCGGCTTCGACGCCATCGACCCCACCGAGTTCATCCAGAACCCGGCGGTGCCCAAGAAGGCCGGGCAAGCCGCCGACGACTGA
- a CDS encoding NAD(P)/FAD-dependent oxidoreductase, whose protein sequence is MTDVLILGAGVAGLAAGRDLAAAGRRVQVLDKARGVSGRAATKRFADLRLDHGARFFTARHPRTKALVEEGLDAGWLREWTRQIPVWEAGTIRTPADGHPRYVGQSGMSDIGKALAAGLEVYTGAQIVDIQRRSDVWHLTSADGRTFEAPTLLLNAPAPQLAALLPEAGALAAVTLHPCWAVGVALASDLEATWPALRLEQHPALEWIAREHTKRPGPPALMLHARADWSAQHLEDAAEDVQAALLAAAREVVGGFGVEGRFAHRWRYATPDQRFPDACGWQPEQQLGWCGDWCASDDHGPRLEAALLSGWALAERAQQNRPEHAVPT, encoded by the coding sequence ATGACCGACGTTCTGATTCTGGGCGCAGGCGTGGCGGGGCTGGCGGCGGGGCGCGATCTGGCCGCCGCCGGCAGGCGCGTGCAGGTGCTCGACAAAGCGCGCGGCGTCTCGGGCCGGGCCGCCACCAAACGCTTCGCAGATTTGCGCCTGGATCACGGCGCCCGCTTTTTTACCGCCCGTCACCCCCGCACGAAGGCCCTGGTCGAAGAAGGGCTGGACGCCGGCTGGCTGCGCGAATGGACCCGCCAGATTCCCGTCTGGGAAGCGGGGACCATCCGCACCCCCGCCGACGGCCACCCGCGTTACGTGGGCCAGAGTGGCATGAGCGACATCGGCAAGGCGCTGGCGGCCGGGCTGGAGGTGTATACCGGCGCCCAGATCGTCGACATTCAGCGCCGCAGTGACGTGTGGCACCTGACCAGCGCCGATGGCCGCACTTTCGAGGCCCCCACCCTGCTGCTCAACGCGCCCGCGCCGCAACTCGCCGCGCTGCTTCCCGAAGCCGGAGCCCTGGCCGCCGTGACCCTGCACCCCTGCTGGGCCGTCGGCGTGGCGCTGGCGAGCGATCTGGAGGCCACCTGGCCGGCCCTGCGGCTGGAACAGCACCCGGCACTCGAATGGATCGCCCGCGAGCACACCAAGCGCCCCGGCCCACCGGCCCTGATGCTGCACGCCCGCGCCGACTGGAGCGCCCAGCACCTCGAAGACGCCGCCGAGGACGTTCAAGCGGCGCTGCTGGCGGCGGCCCGCGAGGTCGTGGGCGGGTTCGGCGTGGAGGGCCGCTTCGCCCACCGCTGGCGCTACGCCACGCCGGACCAGCGCTTTCCCGACGCCTGCGGCTGGCAGCCGGAGCAGCAACTGGGCTGGTGCGGCGACTGGTGCGCCAGCGACGACCACGGCCCGCGCCTCGAAGCGGCCCTGCTGAGCGGCTGGGCGCTGGCCGAACGCGCCCAGCAAAACAGGCCGGAACACGCGGTTCCGACCTGA
- a CDS encoding MmcQ/YjbR family DNA-binding protein produces the protein MNSVAAIREVCAGLAHSQETFPFGPGALVFKVGGKMYALTDIHAEPLTLSLKVRPERGEELRAKYPAIVPGYHLNKRHWVTLNLGGVPADLARTLLHESYALVVGGLIRAQRAELEL, from the coding sequence ATGAATTCCGTGGCGGCGATTCGCGAAGTGTGCGCCGGGCTGGCGCACTCGCAGGAAACCTTTCCCTTCGGCCCCGGCGCGCTGGTGTTCAAGGTGGGCGGCAAGATGTACGCCCTGACCGACATTCACGCCGAACCGCTGACCCTCTCGCTCAAGGTGCGCCCCGAACGCGGTGAGGAGCTGCGGGCCAAGTACCCGGCCATCGTGCCCGGCTACCACCTCAACAAGCGCCACTGGGTGACGCTGAATCTCGGCGGCGTGCCGGCCGACCTCGCGCGCACCTTGCTGCATGAAAGCTACGCCCTGGTCGTCGGTGGACTGATCAGGGCGCAGCGGGCTGAGTTGGAGTTGTGA
- a CDS encoding SRPBCC family protein: MPVSQHLFQGSNVVAAPREQVWAMLQDPAVLSRVVPGLSQAERRPDGQMSAVLNVGVGPVKGRFNTLVRVLSAQPPEQLNLEVQGKTITGTAILRAEFTLTDLGASTRVDWTAAPSLSGLLAGVGGKLIESKARDAGAGQRYADRFFSRLSQEAPVRGA, from the coding sequence ATGCCAGTTTCTCAGCATCTTTTCCAGGGCAGTAATGTCGTCGCCGCGCCGCGCGAGCAGGTCTGGGCCATGTTGCAGGACCCGGCGGTACTCTCCAGGGTGGTGCCGGGCCTTTCGCAGGCCGAGCGCCGCCCCGACGGTCAGATGAGCGCCGTCCTGAACGTCGGTGTCGGTCCGGTGAAGGGCCGCTTCAACACCCTGGTGCGGGTGCTGAGCGCCCAGCCGCCCGAACAGCTGAACCTGGAAGTGCAGGGCAAGACCATCACCGGCACCGCCATCCTGCGCGCCGAGTTCACGCTCACCGACCTGGGCGCCAGCACCCGGGTGGACTGGACCGCCGCGCCCAGCCTCTCGGGCTTGCTGGCCGGAGTGGGCGGCAAACTCATCGAGAGCAAGGCCAGGGACGCCGGGGCCGGCCAGCGCTACGCCGACCGCTTTTTCAGCCGCCTGAGTCAGGAAGCGCCGGTACGGGGAGCGTAA
- a CDS encoding SRPBCC family protein — protein MQVQGSNVISAPRERVWALLQDPQVLARCVPGVSEITPSGEDRYDALLNVALGPVKGKFQAKIAITDRQPPQQMNLRIEAKSPTGIVNANAELRLLAQDDGSTRVDWTGEPKLMGMIASLAGRLIGGISQQQAEIFFANLDKEAQAPTV, from the coding sequence TTGCAAGTTCAGGGATCCAATGTCATTTCTGCGCCGCGCGAGCGGGTCTGGGCGCTGCTGCAAGACCCGCAGGTGCTGGCGCGCTGCGTGCCGGGCGTCTCGGAGATCACGCCCAGCGGCGAGGACCGCTACGACGCCCTGCTCAACGTGGCGCTGGGGCCGGTCAAGGGCAAGTTCCAGGCCAAGATCGCCATCACCGACCGCCAACCCCCCCAGCAGATGAACCTGCGAATCGAGGCCAAGAGCCCCACCGGGATCGTCAATGCCAACGCCGAACTGCGTCTGCTGGCCCAGGACGACGGCAGCACCCGGGTGGACTGGACCGGCGAACCCAAGCTGATGGGCATGATCGCCTCGCTGGCCGGGCGGCTCATCGGCGGCATCAGCCAGCAACAGGCCGAGATTTTTTTCGCCAACCTCGACAAAGAAGCCCAGGCACCCACCGTTTAA
- a CDS encoding (2Fe-2S)-binding protein yields the protein MSSVPVTITVNGAPTTAQVEPRTLLVQFLRDQLELTGTHVGCDTSQCGACTVHLNGEAVKSCTLFAVQANGMEVRTIEGLGSGSELHPLQAAFWEQHGLQCGFCTPGMIMASAEIIRRHPDPSDEEIREQLGGNFCRCTGYHNIVKAVSAAAAAMRGQSGEAGQSAAD from the coding sequence ATGAGTTCCGTACCCGTCACCATCACCGTTAACGGCGCCCCCACCACCGCCCAGGTCGAACCGCGCACCCTGCTCGTGCAGTTTCTGCGCGACCAGCTCGAACTCACCGGCACCCACGTCGGCTGCGACACCAGTCAGTGCGGCGCCTGCACCGTGCACCTGAACGGCGAGGCGGTCAAGAGCTGCACCCTGTTCGCGGTGCAGGCCAACGGCATGGAGGTCCGCACCATCGAGGGTCTGGGCAGCGGCAGCGAGCTGCACCCCCTCCAGGCGGCGTTCTGGGAACAGCACGGGTTGCAGTGCGGCTTTTGCACGCCGGGCATGATCATGGCCTCGGCCGAGATCATTCGCCGCCACCCCGACCCCAGCGACGAGGAGATCCGCGAGCAGCTCGGCGGCAACTTCTGCCGCTGCACCGGCTACCACAACATCGTCAAGGCGGTCTCGGCGGCGGCGGCAGCGATGCGCGGCCAGAGCGGCGAAGCGGGGCAATCGGCCGCCGACTGA
- a CDS encoding xanthine dehydrogenase family protein molybdopterin-binding subunit: protein MTQLPDSNYHAPDGPQKYIGKAIKRVEDPRFITGQGHYTDDINVHGQLHAAMLRSPYAHARIGKIDASAALALEGVHAVLTGQDLADAKVGSIPTGWLLPDLKIPPHPAIAHGEVHYVGDIVAVVIAETRALAEDAVALIDVDLEPLGSVSLGSQALAEGAAEVHPEAPGNVAFKWEIGDAAAADELFSQADHVVTLKLRNHRLVPNAIEPRASLAQYQRSSEEFTLHTTSQNPHIHRLLLAAFVLGIPEHKLRVISPDVGGGFGSKIFQYPEEVIVLFAAKKLNRPIKWAARRSESFVSDMQGRDHESEAQLALTKDGKMLALKVDTVANMGAYLTTFAPAVPTYLYGTLLNGVYKFGAVHASVTGAFTNTVPVDAYRGAGRPEATYLIERIVSKAASELGMDAAELRRKNFIQPDEFPYQTPVALIYDSGNYEPALDKALEMVGYEALRREQEEGRKNGRYIGIGFSTYLEACGLAPSALVGQLGAQAGQWESAVVRVMPTGKIEVLTGSHSHGQGHETTFAQIAAEEFGIPMEDVVIVHGDTGKMPFGWGTYGSRSAAVGGSALKMALGRIKDKATRIAAHLLEAAPEDIEVADGQFRVRGVPEGGKSFFDVALMAHLAHNLPEGMEPGLEAQYMYDPKNFVYPFGTHIAVVELEADTGHVKLLKYVAVDDCGPIINPLVVEGQVHGGIAQGFGQAVLEETVYDEDGNLLTGSFMEYTMPRAEDFPMFEISHTVTPSPHNPLGVKGIGEAGTISSTAAVANAVNDALRAFGHHHVDMPFTPEKVWRAMKGGVQDLPQAADD from the coding sequence ATGACCCAGCTTCCCGATTCGAACTACCACGCGCCGGATGGACCGCAGAAGTACATCGGCAAGGCCATCAAGCGGGTGGAAGACCCGCGCTTCATCACCGGGCAGGGCCACTACACCGACGACATCAACGTGCATGGACAGCTGCACGCGGCGATGCTGCGCAGCCCCTACGCCCACGCCCGAATCGGCAAGATCGACGCTTCGGCGGCGCTGGCGCTCGAAGGCGTGCATGCGGTGCTGACCGGGCAGGACCTGGCCGACGCCAAGGTGGGCAGCATTCCCACCGGCTGGCTGCTGCCGGACCTCAAGATTCCGCCGCACCCGGCCATCGCCCACGGCGAGGTGCATTACGTCGGCGACATCGTGGCGGTGGTGATCGCCGAGACCCGCGCCCTGGCCGAGGACGCCGTGGCCCTGATCGACGTGGACCTCGAACCGCTGGGCAGCGTGTCGCTGGGCAGCCAGGCGCTGGCCGAGGGTGCGGCGGAAGTTCACCCGGAAGCGCCGGGCAACGTGGCCTTCAAGTGGGAGATCGGCGACGCGGCGGCGGCCGACGAGCTGTTCTCGCAGGCCGACCATGTGGTGACGCTCAAGCTGCGCAACCACCGGCTGGTGCCCAACGCCATCGAGCCGCGCGCTTCGCTGGCGCAGTACCAGCGCTCCAGCGAGGAATTCACGCTGCACACCACCTCGCAGAACCCGCACATTCACCGCCTGCTGCTGGCCGCGTTCGTGCTGGGCATTCCCGAGCACAAGCTGCGCGTGATCTCGCCGGACGTGGGCGGGGGCTTCGGTTCCAAGATCTTCCAGTACCCCGAAGAAGTCATCGTGCTGTTCGCGGCCAAGAAACTCAACCGCCCGATCAAGTGGGCCGCCCGGCGCAGCGAGAGTTTCGTGAGCGACATGCAGGGGCGCGACCACGAATCCGAAGCGCAGTTGGCGCTCACCAAGGACGGCAAGATGCTGGCCCTCAAGGTCGACACTGTCGCCAACATGGGCGCCTACCTCACCACCTTCGCGCCGGCGGTGCCGACCTACCTCTACGGCACGCTGCTCAACGGGGTGTACAAGTTCGGGGCGGTGCATGCCAGCGTCACCGGGGCGTTTACCAACACCGTGCCGGTGGACGCCTACCGGGGAGCCGGGCGCCCCGAGGCCACCTACCTGATCGAGCGCATCGTCAGCAAGGCCGCGTCGGAACTCGGCATGGACGCCGCCGAGCTGCGCCGCAAGAACTTCATTCAGCCCGACGAGTTTCCTTACCAGACCCCGGTGGCGCTCATCTACGACTCCGGTAACTACGAACCGGCCCTCGACAAGGCGCTGGAAATGGTCGGCTACGAAGCGCTGCGCCGCGAGCAGGAAGAAGGGCGCAAGAACGGGCGCTATATCGGCATCGGCTTTTCCACTTACCTGGAAGCCTGCGGTCTGGCCCCCTCGGCGTTGGTGGGGCAGCTCGGCGCCCAGGCCGGGCAGTGGGAGAGCGCGGTGGTGCGGGTGATGCCCACCGGCAAGATCGAGGTGCTGACCGGCAGCCACTCGCACGGCCAGGGCCACGAGACGACCTTCGCCCAGATCGCCGCCGAGGAATTCGGCATTCCGATGGAAGACGTGGTGATCGTGCACGGCGATACCGGCAAGATGCCGTTCGGCTGGGGCACCTACGGCTCGCGCAGCGCGGCGGTGGGTGGCAGCGCTCTGAAAATGGCGCTCGGGCGCATCAAGGACAAGGCCACCAGGATCGCCGCGCACCTGCTCGAAGCCGCGCCGGAAGACATCGAGGTGGCCGACGGGCAGTTCAGGGTGAGGGGCGTGCCGGAAGGCGGCAAGAGCTTTTTCGACGTGGCGCTGATGGCCCACCTGGCCCACAACCTCCCCGAAGGCATGGAACCGGGTCTGGAAGCGCAGTACATGTACGACCCCAAGAACTTCGTCTACCCCTTCGGCACCCACATCGCGGTGGTCGAACTCGAGGCCGACACCGGCCACGTCAAGCTGCTCAAGTACGTGGCGGTCGACGACTGCGGCCCGATCATCAACCCGCTGGTGGTGGAAGGGCAGGTGCACGGCGGCATCGCCCAGGGCTTCGGCCAGGCGGTGCTGGAAGAAACCGTCTACGACGAGGACGGCAACCTGCTCACCGGCTCGTTTATGGAATACACCATGCCGCGCGCCGAGGACTTTCCGATGTTCGAGATCAGCCACACCGTGACGCCCAGTCCGCACAACCCCCTGGGCGTCAAGGGCATCGGCGAGGCCGGCACCATCTCCAGCACGGCGGCGGTCGCCAACGCGGTCAACGACGCCCTGCGCGCCTTCGGGCACCACCATGTGGACATGCCGTTCACGCCGGAAAAAGTCTGGCGGGCCATGAAGGGCGGCGTGCAGGACCTGCCCCAGGCCGCCGACGACTGA
- a CDS encoding FAD binding domain-containing protein translates to MYTAPFDYHRASSVDDALNLLAEHPDAKLLAGGHSLIPTMKLRLAAPSALIDISAIEELRSIRTDGDTLILGAGVTHAELLYDATVAEYAPLLPDTARWVGDPMVRNRGTVGGVVAHADPAADYPASLLVLGAQFKLRSSGGERVVGVDDFFHGMFETAMQEGEMLTEIHIPRQSGKGAYEKFRHPASHYAIVGVAAAVSAQGVKIAMTGAGPSAVRLSKLEEAVGSDFSDAHLQQVTPNAVDAGDLLSDRFASAEYRAHLAGVLARRALMRIR, encoded by the coding sequence ATGTACACCGCGCCCTTTGATTACCACCGCGCTTCCAGCGTGGACGACGCCCTCAACCTGCTGGCCGAGCACCCCGACGCCAAACTGCTGGCCGGCGGCCACTCGCTGATCCCCACCATGAAGCTGCGTCTGGCCGCGCCCTCGGCCCTGATCGACATCAGCGCCATCGAGGAGCTGCGCAGCATCCGTACCGACGGCGACACCCTGATTCTGGGTGCCGGCGTGACCCACGCCGAACTCCTCTACGACGCCACCGTCGCCGAGTATGCGCCGCTGCTGCCCGACACCGCCCGCTGGGTGGGCGACCCGATGGTGCGCAACCGCGGTACTGTCGGCGGCGTGGTGGCGCACGCCGACCCGGCGGCCGACTACCCGGCCAGCCTGCTGGTGCTGGGCGCGCAGTTCAAGCTGCGCTCCTCCGGCGGCGAGCGGGTCGTGGGGGTGGACGATTTCTTCCACGGCATGTTCGAAACGGCCATGCAGGAAGGCGAGATGCTCACCGAGATTCACATCCCGCGCCAGAGCGGCAAGGGCGCCTACGAGAAGTTCCGCCACCCGGCCAGTCACTACGCCATCGTCGGTGTGGCGGCCGCCGTGTCGGCGCAGGGCGTCAAGATCGCCATGACCGGCGCCGGGCCGAGCGCGGTGCGGCTGAGCAAACTCGAAGAAGCGGTGGGCAGCGACTTCAGCGACGCACACCTTCAGCAGGTCACCCCGAACGCCGTGGATGCCGGCGACCTGCTGAGTGACCGCTTCGCCAGCGCCGAGTACCGGGCGCACCTGGCCGGGGTGCTGGCCCGGCGCGCGCTGATGCGCATTCGCTGA
- a CDS encoding MMPL family transporter codes for MQPLARLVTRRPWLVLGVWVLLALICALPASLAPGRLTADPGSLAHSESANVTALLAERFGERDTNTVLLVTRTQRPLGDAQAAQRYADFLSGLRQVPGVTRVVGAATGAAASRDTLVLTVAQIPLLEGAVPTLQRVRQYVGDQQRPDFRVQVTGGQAIAADFTAFAEGDTKRSELTALPLIAVVLLFVFGALVAAALPLVVGVLSISVAMAGLYLLTLLIPTSTFAQSIITLLSLGAGIDYALLMVNRFREELKRGGGSEAAAYRTVLTAGRSVAFSGVTVAMAMAALLLPPIAFVRSLGIGGVLAVVFTVLASLTALPALLTVLGERVNWPPLKWPGRRPTWKLLEFGQSARESALWTALARRVTARPLPAVLLSSLLLLALALPARDMKTGYAGAWGLVPGVESRDALAAVRDLSAGGLLSQFEVILDLGGQKYGPESRAAFRQMVEQVQALPGVKGVISPFLNAAALGSGSLSDLAALNRRSFSADRTLLRFTVVPDSYLRADQIDPFEARLRAVLANGPYSYRLGGAPIGEREFSKAITGALPTAVIAVFVGTFLLLLVAFRSVFIPLKSILMNSLTVLAAYGVVTLVVQQGFGASLLGLPSDVGVLDSSLPLLLFAVLFGLSMDYEIFLLSRVQEEHLLGHSNSEAVVLAVGRTARIITSAAVIMFIVFVAFTFGRVIANKSIGLGLAVAVALDATLVRLILVPGLLQLAGKWNWWLPGWLERRLPKVELEH; via the coding sequence ATGCAACCTCTGGCCCGACTCGTCACCCGCCGCCCCTGGCTGGTGCTCGGCGTGTGGGTGCTGCTGGCCTTGATCTGCGCGCTGCCCGCTTCGCTCGCGCCCGGCCGCCTCACCGCCGACCCCGGCTCGCTCGCCCACTCCGAGAGCGCCAACGTCACCGCGCTGCTGGCCGAGCGCTTCGGCGAGCGCGACACCAACACCGTGCTGCTGGTCACCCGGACGCAGCGGCCACTCGGCGACGCGCAGGCGGCCCAGCGCTACGCTGACTTTCTCTCGGGACTGCGGCAGGTGCCGGGCGTGACGCGGGTGGTGGGGGCCGCGACCGGTGCGGCGGCCAGCCGTGACACTCTGGTGCTGACCGTGGCGCAGATTCCGCTGCTCGAAGGCGCGGTGCCGACCTTGCAGCGCGTCCGCCAGTACGTGGGGGACCAGCAGCGCCCGGACTTCCGCGTGCAGGTGACCGGCGGGCAGGCCATCGCCGCCGACTTCACCGCCTTCGCCGAGGGCGACACCAAACGCAGCGAACTCACCGCCCTGCCCTTGATCGCCGTGGTGCTGCTGTTCGTCTTCGGAGCGCTGGTCGCCGCCGCCCTGCCGCTGGTGGTGGGCGTGCTGAGCATCAGCGTGGCGATGGCCGGCCTCTACCTGCTGACCCTGCTCATACCCACCAGCACCTTCGCCCAGAGCATCATCACGCTGCTCTCGCTGGGAGCGGGCATCGACTACGCCCTGCTGATGGTCAACCGCTTCCGCGAGGAACTCAAGCGGGGCGGGGGCAGCGAGGCGGCGGCCTACCGCACGGTGCTGACCGCCGGGCGCAGCGTGGCCTTCAGCGGCGTCACGGTGGCGATGGCAATGGCGGCCCTGCTGCTGCCGCCGATCGCCTTCGTGCGCAGCCTGGGCATCGGCGGCGTGCTGGCGGTGGTGTTCACGGTGCTCGCCAGCCTGACGGCCCTGCCGGCCCTGCTGACCGTGCTGGGCGAGCGGGTCAACTGGCCGCCGCTGAAGTGGCCGGGCCGGCGCCCGACCTGGAAGCTGCTGGAATTCGGTCAGTCGGCCCGCGAAAGCGCCCTCTGGACCGCCCTGGCCCGCCGGGTCACGGCCCGGCCGCTGCCGGCGGTGCTGCTTTCCAGCTTGCTGCTGCTGGCGCTGGCGCTGCCGGCCCGCGACATGAAAACCGGCTACGCCGGGGCCTGGGGGCTGGTGCCGGGCGTGGAATCGCGCGACGCGCTGGCCGCCGTACGCGACCTCTCGGCCGGCGGGCTGCTCTCACAGTTCGAGGTGATTCTCGACCTGGGCGGCCAGAAGTACGGCCCCGAAAGCCGCGCCGCCTTCCGGCAGATGGTCGAGCAGGTGCAGGCCTTGCCAGGAGTCAAGGGCGTGATCAGTCCGTTCCTGAACGCGGCGGCGCTGGGCAGCGGCTCGCTGAGCGATCTGGCCGCGCTCAACCGCCGCAGCTTCAGCGCCGACCGCACCCTGCTGAGGTTCACGGTGGTGCCGGACAGCTACCTGCGGGCCGACCAGATCGATCCGTTCGAGGCCCGGCTCCGGGCAGTGCTGGCGAACGGGCCGTATTCCTACCGCCTCGGCGGCGCGCCGATCGGCGAGCGCGAGTTCAGCAAGGCCATCACCGGGGCGCTGCCCACCGCCGTCATCGCGGTGTTCGTCGGCACGTTCCTGCTGCTGCTGGTGGCGTTTCGCAGCGTGTTCATTCCGCTCAAGAGCATTCTGATGAACAGCCTCACCGTGCTGGCCGCCTACGGGGTGGTCACGCTGGTGGTGCAGCAGGGCTTCGGCGCTTCGCTGCTGGGCCTGCCGAGCGACGTGGGCGTGCTCGATTCGAGCCTACCGCTGCTGCTGTTCGCGGTGCTGTTCGGCCTGAGCATGGACTACGAGATCTTCCTGCTCTCGCGGGTGCAGGAAGAGCACCTGCTCGGCCACAGCAACAGCGAGGCGGTGGTGCTGGCGGTGGGGCGTACGGCGCGGATCATCACCAGCGCCGCCGTGATCATGTTCATCGTGTTCGTGGCGTTCACGTTCGGGCGGGTGATCGCCAACAAGAGCATCGGGCTGGGGCTGGCGGTGGCCGTCGCCCTCGACGCCACGCTGGTGCGCCTGATTCTGGTGCCGGGGCTTTTGCAGCTGGCCGGCAAGTGGAACTGGTGGCTGCCGGGCTGGCTGGAGCGGCGCCTGCCCAAGGTGGAACTGGAGCACTGA